A single Carnobacterium inhibens subsp. inhibens DSM 13024 DNA region contains:
- a CDS encoding MFS transporter produces METNYKGTNRLIVGIVFGVITFWLFAQTMLNIGPAVQADLGISSSVLNIAISLTALFSGMFMVGSGAMADKFGRVKLTKIGLVLSVIGSLCLIFAQGSVLLIIGRVIQGFSAATIMPATLSLMKTYFDGADRQRALSYWSIGSWGGLGICSLFGGVIATYLGWRYIFIFSIIFAIAGYLLINGTPESKVVSTEKKAFDLGGLFSFVIMMLTFNLYITNGSSLGWISPVSIALIVVFILSTVIFLKVETKHSNSLIDFSLFKNKAYSGATLSNFLLNASAGTMFVANTYVQMGRGYSSFQSGLLTIGYLVCVLSSIRLGEKALQKHGARKPMLLGTSIAGVGILLMSLTFIPGTFYSVLVFVGFALYGLGLGFYATPSTDTAISAAPASKVGVASGVYKMASSLGGAIGVAISSSVYSVLAANDSFELAGMTGLLVNVLFVVIAVISVILTAPREAEEALPHTI; encoded by the coding sequence ATGGAAACAAATTATAAGGGTACAAATAGATTAATTGTTGGTATTGTGTTTGGGGTTATTACATTCTGGTTATTCGCACAAACGATGTTAAATATTGGACCAGCTGTACAAGCTGATCTAGGAATTTCATCCAGTGTTTTAAATATAGCTATTAGTTTGACAGCATTATTCTCAGGTATGTTTATGGTAGGTTCAGGGGCAATGGCTGATAAATTTGGCCGTGTGAAACTGACAAAAATTGGATTGGTTTTAAGTGTTATCGGTTCTTTATGTTTAATATTTGCACAAGGTTCAGTATTGTTGATTATTGGTCGTGTGATCCAAGGTTTTTCAGCAGCAACGATTATGCCCGCAACACTATCACTTATGAAAACTTATTTTGATGGAGCTGATCGTCAACGTGCTCTTAGCTATTGGTCTATTGGATCTTGGGGCGGTTTAGGGATCTGTTCATTATTCGGTGGAGTGATTGCCACTTACTTAGGATGGAGATATATTTTTATCTTTTCAATTATCTTTGCTATTGCTGGTTATTTATTAATCAATGGTACACCTGAAAGTAAAGTTGTTTCTACTGAGAAAAAAGCTTTCGATTTAGGTGGATTATTTAGTTTTGTTATCATGATGTTAACGTTCAATTTATATATTACAAATGGTTCTTCTCTTGGATGGATAAGCCCAGTATCAATTGCCCTTATCGTAGTATTTATTCTTTCAACTGTTATTTTCCTCAAAGTTGAAACAAAACATTCAAATAGCTTAATAGATTTTTCATTATTCAAAAATAAAGCATATAGTGGTGCAACATTATCAAACTTCTTATTAAACGCATCTGCAGGTACGATGTTTGTTGCAAATACGTATGTTCAAATGGGTAGAGGATATTCTTCATTCCAATCAGGTTTATTAACAATTGGTTACCTAGTTTGTGTATTGTCATCTATTCGTTTAGGTGAAAAAGCATTACAAAAACATGGTGCTCGTAAACCAATGTTACTTGGTACAAGCATTGCCGGTGTTGGGATTCTTCTAATGTCTCTAACCTTTATACCAGGTACTTTTTATTCAGTTCTTGTATTTGTGGGTTTTGCTTTATATGGTTTAGGACTTGGTTTTTATGCAACACCTTCTACAGATACAGCTATTTCTGCAGCACCTGCAAGTAAAGTTGGTGTAGCATCTGGTGTATACAAAATGGCTAGTTCTTTAGGTGGAGCTATTGGTGTCGCTATCTCATCTAGTGTTTACTCAGTATTAGCAGCAAATGATTCTTTTGAATTAGCTGGTATGACTGGATTATTGGTTAACGTATTGTTTGTCGTGATTGCTGTAATTTCTGTAATCCTGACAGCTCCACGTGAAGCAGAAGAAGCTTTACCACATACAATTTAA
- a CDS encoding amidohydrolase: MNESIKSVLFEKMNAKQDRMIEIRRYLHENPELSFQEEKTAAYIADFYKDKDCNVRINVGGRGIVVTIDSGKPGKTVAIRADFDALPIEEEADVQFKSKNPGVMHACGHDGHTAYMLILAESLIEIKDSLAGKIVVLHQHAEEVPPGGAIKMIEDHALDGVDNVFGIHVMSQMETGKLFYRPENIQTGRANFHVKIQGVGGHGSSPHKANDAIVAASYFVVAIQSIVSRRLNPFDVGSITIGNFDGRGSFNVIKDAVLLDGDVRSMSEEVRTIIEKEIRAKLDGIAAMFDVTYELEYENDYPVLYNDPELTEETISHLKQTTIPELKGIELCDAQPPSEDFAYYAKERPSMFFYVGAAPEEGEAYPHHHPKFKISESSLIVAAKAMGSIVVDYLVKGE, from the coding sequence ATGAATGAATCTATAAAAAGTGTACTTTTTGAAAAAATGAATGCAAAACAAGACCGTATGATTGAAATACGACGCTATTTGCATGAAAATCCCGAATTATCTTTTCAAGAAGAAAAAACGGCAGCCTATATTGCTGATTTTTATAAAGATAAAGACTGTAATGTACGTATAAATGTAGGTGGACGAGGCATAGTAGTAACGATTGATTCTGGTAAACCGGGAAAAACAGTAGCCATTCGGGCTGATTTTGACGCGTTACCAATCGAAGAAGAAGCAGATGTCCAATTCAAATCTAAAAATCCAGGTGTGATGCATGCTTGTGGGCATGACGGACATACGGCATATATGTTGATCTTAGCTGAATCTTTAATTGAAATAAAAGATTCATTAGCAGGAAAAATCGTTGTTTTACATCAACATGCTGAAGAAGTACCTCCAGGTGGAGCAATAAAAATGATTGAAGACCACGCATTAGATGGCGTTGATAATGTTTTTGGTATTCATGTAATGTCTCAAATGGAAACAGGTAAATTATTTTACCGTCCTGAAAACATCCAAACTGGACGTGCAAATTTTCATGTCAAGATCCAAGGTGTGGGCGGACATGGATCTTCTCCACATAAAGCAAATGATGCTATCGTAGCAGCTAGTTATTTCGTTGTTGCTATTCAATCCATCGTGAGTCGTCGTTTAAATCCATTTGATGTTGGGTCTATTACGATTGGAAACTTTGATGGCCGTGGATCATTCAATGTTATCAAAGACGCTGTTCTCTTAGACGGTGATGTGCGTTCAATGTCTGAAGAAGTTCGTACGATTATTGAAAAAGAGATTCGCGCTAAACTAGATGGTATTGCAGCGATGTTTGATGTTACGTATGAGTTGGAATATGAAAATGATTATCCTGTTTTATATAACGACCCTGAGTTGACAGAAGAAACAATCAGTCATTTGAAACAAACAACGATTCCTGAACTAAAAGGAATTGAATTATGTGATGCACAACCACCTTCAGAAGATTTTGCTTACTATGCAAAAGAACGTCCAAGTATGTTTTTTTATGTGGGTGCAGCTCCTGAAGAAGGCGAAGCTTATCCACATCATCATCCTAAGTTTAAAATTAGTGAATCAAGTTTAATTGTTGCTGCAAAAGCAATGGGTTCAATTGTAGTAGATTATCTAGTAAAAGGAGAATAA